The Tenebrio molitor chromosome 3, icTenMoli1.1, whole genome shotgun sequence genome contains a region encoding:
- the LOC138126133 gene encoding trypsin-1-like, with product MKSVLFVVFFVASASAVPTFIRTESLSPDEKIVGGNTIDIEEVPWQVSVQYISMHICGGSIISTDYVVTAAHCTNGINRKIMSIRFATSYRQIGGEVVGITSIHQHPDYNPQLIDHDYDISLLHVASPFLLGSKVSIIGLPSSTTRWPPGTSALVSGWGTITENGWSPLYLRSVTVQMISESSCRAAYAPHSITSRMLCAGVDGGRKDACQGDSGGPLVIDNVLAGIVSWGYGCGDRRYPGVYSSVPALRDYIKKVTGI from the exons atgaagtCAGTCTTATTTGTAGTCTTTTTCGTAGCATCTGCCTCGG cgGTACCTACTTTTATCCGTACGGAATCTTTGTCACCTGATGAGAAAATCGTAGGCGGCAACACGATAGATATCGAAGAGGTCCCATGGCAAGTCTCAGTTCAATATATTAGTATGCATATCTGTGGTGGTTCCATAATCAGCACTGACTATGTTGTCACCGCCGCTCACTGCACCAATGG TATCAATCGTAAAATAATGAGTATCAGATTTGCTACCTCGTACCGGCAGATAGGAGGTGAGGTGGTCGGGATCACTAGCATTCACCAACACCCTGACTACAACCCCCAACTCATCGATCATGATTATGACATCTCCCTTTTGCACGTGGCGTCACCTTTCCTTCTGGGGAGCAAAGTATCCATTATAGGCCTTCCGTCGTCGACCACCAGGTGGCCTCCTGGTACTTCCGCCTTGGTAAGCGGCTGGGGAACGATAACGGAGAATGGATGGTCTCCGCTCTACTTGCGAAGTGTCACTGTCCAAATGATTAGCGAATCGAGCTGCAGAGCCGCATACGCACCCCACAGCATCACGAGTCGCATGTTATGCGCTGGTGTTGACGGTGGAAGAAAAGATGCGTGCCAAGGAGATTCCGGAGGTCCACTTGTTATCGATAATGTTCTTGCTGGTATTGTGTCTTGGGGATATGGATGTGGTGACCGAAGGTATCCTGGAGTCTATTCTAGCGTACCTGCTCTCCGCGACTATATCAAAAAAGTCACGGGAATATAA